One region of Salvelinus sp. IW2-2015 linkage group LG6.1, ASM291031v2, whole genome shotgun sequence genomic DNA includes:
- the LOC111965123 gene encoding protein rapunzel-like: MDKQTFVTLLNCMEKASSFAATINPLFYTVTAVVKVTKGLVAKDLTQEQNAKEFDQIHATLERISKANQQILKQSQLDEVNEKYGKYEEYIKHQYTAFNTMVEQIQKDPEGREGYMAEFKRIYERDQSDLSLKTYYEGVIEEEKTFEQRGLLKVYIEHYKQNRDVMEKKCSQLANVFQMGLMTLMAYTVVTEDDEVEVREKWSPRVEKIQAKMIDALAQCEGN, translated from the coding sequence ATGGACAAGCAGACATTTGTCACATTACTAAATTGCATGGAGAAAGCCTCTTCCTTCGCCGCCACCATCAACCCACTCTTTTACACAGTCACTGCAGTGGTGAAGGTGACAAAGGGCCTGGTCGCCAAAGACCTCACCCAAGAACAGAACGCCAAAGAATTCGACCAAATCCACGCCACGCTGGAAAGAATCTCCAAGGCAAACCAGCAGATTCTGAAGCAGAGTCAACTGGACGAGGTCAATGAGAAGTACGGCAAGTATGAAGAGTATATCAAGCACCAATACACCGCCTTCAACACCATGGTGGAACAGATCCAAAAAGACcctgagggaagagagggatacATGGCAGAGTTCAAGAGGATCTATGAGAGAGACCAGAGTGACCTTTCTCTAAAAACGTACTACGAAGGTGTCATAGAAGAGGAGAAAACTTTTGAACAAAGAGGTCTGCTGAAAGTGTACATTGAGCACTACAAGCAAAACCGAGACGTCATGGAGAAAAAGTGTTCCCAACTGGCTAATGTCTTTCAAATGGGCCTGATGACACTAATGGCATATACGGTGGTCACAGAGGATGATGAGGTTGAAGTCAGGGAGAAATGGTCCCCCAGGGTGGAGAAGATTCAGGCCAAGATGATTGATGCGCTGGCCCAGTGTGAAGGGAACTGA